The following proteins come from a genomic window of Heyndrickxia acidicola:
- a CDS encoding sensor domain-containing protein, with protein sequence MNQIKNAMPAVYKRHPIPFNKERAEFIYIVGVEPGPTFRLLFANEDGLGIGNINMGNAGKLIEELVNAEDFQAVYSSFQKVVDTKRPFWVKETVQRNNQIQSYETHLEGMKDNEGNIQCIISITREVSSLIEEFSRHPLFESNSDGVISIHEDGSIIEANNAMGKLLGIPENELENISIYSLFEQEKTLKLKNLLDAAFKGINQEPFCHLILSPFGNEVKAQLKLVPFYTGDQVTSVYIVVRDITENTKNLQTIEYMAYHDYLTGLGNRRSLMEDLTGLVEKSGGDQVNFAVLYMDIDRFKYFNDTFGHQAGDELLRQIAKRLKGLFLKETHLYRQGGDEFVIVLKDSDRKKVCTIAQKLLVIFHEPFMINEQDYYITPSIGISMYPSDGKDAESLIKNADSALYRVKQKGRGHFQFYRSDMNEAFPSYILMESHLRKAIEKNEFTIHYQPQVNLNTGRTTSFEALLRWNNRKFGNVPPAQFIPLAEETGLIISIGEWVIETVCRQISEWHLKGYKDIRVAVNISPKQFQQPSLPVTICEALQKYGLQPSSLEIEITEGAMEDTRVTLTMLQRLKEIGVIISVDDFGTGYSSLNYLKQFPIDILKIDQSFVKEIQVNEKDAAITKTIIHLAHNLGMEVVAEGVEEKGQVQFLLSARCQKAQGFYFSKPVTAEEIEKKLECV encoded by the coding sequence ATGAATCAGATTAAAAATGCTATGCCAGCCGTGTACAAGAGACATCCTATTCCATTTAACAAAGAAAGAGCTGAATTTATTTATATTGTTGGTGTAGAGCCTGGGCCTACATTTCGTCTGTTATTTGCTAACGAAGATGGACTTGGAATTGGTAACATTAATATGGGGAATGCGGGAAAGCTTATAGAAGAATTAGTGAATGCTGAAGATTTCCAAGCAGTATATTCAAGCTTTCAAAAAGTTGTGGATACAAAGCGGCCTTTTTGGGTTAAAGAAACAGTACAGAGAAATAATCAGATTCAATCCTACGAGACCCATTTAGAAGGAATGAAGGATAATGAAGGAAATATCCAGTGCATTATTTCAATAACAAGGGAAGTGAGTTCTCTCATTGAAGAGTTTTCCCGGCATCCATTATTTGAATCTAATTCGGATGGAGTCATATCAATCCACGAAGATGGCTCGATAATAGAAGCCAATAATGCTATGGGCAAATTGCTTGGTATTCCGGAAAACGAGCTTGAGAATATTTCCATTTACAGCCTTTTTGAGCAGGAAAAAACTCTAAAGTTGAAAAATCTTCTGGATGCCGCTTTTAAAGGGATAAACCAAGAGCCCTTTTGTCATCTTATCCTAAGTCCTTTCGGGAATGAAGTTAAAGCACAGCTTAAGCTTGTCCCTTTTTATACTGGCGATCAAGTTACTTCCGTTTACATCGTTGTTCGAGATATTACAGAAAACACAAAAAATCTGCAGACAATTGAGTATATGGCTTACCATGATTATTTGACAGGGTTGGGAAACAGGCGGTCGTTAATGGAGGATTTAACGGGACTGGTGGAAAAATCAGGTGGAGATCAAGTGAATTTTGCCGTTCTATATATGGATATAGACCGCTTTAAATATTTTAATGATACATTTGGACATCAGGCAGGCGATGAATTACTCAGACAAATTGCAAAACGATTGAAGGGATTGTTTTTAAAGGAAACGCATCTTTACCGGCAAGGCGGAGATGAATTTGTCATTGTTTTGAAAGACAGCGATAGGAAAAAAGTTTGTACAATTGCACAAAAACTTCTTGTCATATTCCATGAACCCTTCATGATAAATGAGCAGGACTACTATATAACCCCTTCAATTGGGATCAGTATGTATCCCTCAGATGGAAAAGATGCTGAAAGTCTGATAAAAAACGCGGATAGTGCCCTCTATAGAGTAAAACAAAAAGGGAGAGGGCATTTTCAGTTTTACCGTTCAGATATGAATGAAGCATTTCCCAGCTATATCCTTATGGAATCTCACCTGCGGAAGGCCATTGAAAAGAACGAGTTTACCATTCATTATCAGCCGCAGGTAAACTTAAATACGGGAAGAACAACTAGCTTTGAAGCATTGCTCCGTTGGAATAACCGGAAATTTGGGAACGTGCCACCTGCTCAATTTATCCCTCTTGCAGAAGAGACGGGTTTAATTATTTCAATTGGAGAATGGGTGATTGAAACGGTGTGCCGTCAAATTTCAGAATGGCATTTAAAAGGGTACAAAGATATACGGGTAGCTGTAAATATATCGCCTAAGCAATTCCAACAGCCAAGTTTGCCCGTTACGATTTGTGAAGCACTTCAGAAATATGGTCTGCAGCCATCTTCCCTTGAAATTGAAATAACTGAAGGAGCTATGGAGGATACAAGAGTAACTCTTACCATGCTCCAGAGATTAAAGGAAATAGGAGTTATTATTTCAGTAGATGATTTTGGAACAGGGTATTCATCCTTAAATTATCTCAAACAATTCCCAATTGATATTTTAAAAATCGATCAATCCTTTGTTAAAGAAATTCAAGTAAATGAAAAGGACGCTGCCATAACCAAAACAATTATTCATTTAGCGCATAATTTGGGGATGGAAGTAGTGGCTGAAGGAGTGGAGGAAAAGGGTCAGGTGCAATTTTTGCTTTCAGCCAGGTGCCAAAAAGCACAAGGCTTTTACTTCAGTAAGCCCGTAACCGCCGAAGAAATTGAAAAAAAGTTAGAATGCGTTTAA
- a CDS encoding Sec-independent protein translocase subunit TatA/TatB, translated as MEFGVGKIILLLIVALLVFGPKKLPAIGKAAGQALGEFKKGLNNLGKESETEIDPDEKK; from the coding sequence ATGGAATTTGGAGTCGGGAAGATCATTTTACTTCTTATTGTAGCGTTATTAGTATTCGGGCCTAAAAAGCTCCCAGCCATCGGAAAAGCCGCCGGGCAGGCACTGGGAGAATTTAAAAAGGGATTAAACAACCTAGGGAAAGAATCAGAAACCGAGATTGATCCAGACGAAAAAAAATAA
- the fadH gene encoding 2,4-dienoyl-CoA reductase, whose product MSEYSFIGGVSVKDKVVIITGGSSGMGKYMALRFAKAGAKVVVTGRSEERLNEVERELKEIHSDILTIPMDVREPEDVERMVHETDKAFGRIDYLVNNAAGNFICPAEKLSVNGWNSVINIVLNGTFYCSRAVGHYWIEKQVKGSMINMVATYAWGAGAGVIHSAAAKAGVLSMTRTLAVEWGIKYGIRVNAIAPGPIERTGGSDKLWESEEAAKRTIKSVPLGRLGTPEEIADLAYFILSDQAAYMNGECITLDGGQWLNQHPF is encoded by the coding sequence ATGAGTGAATACTCATTCATTGGAGGGGTCAGCGTGAAGGATAAAGTCGTAATTATTACAGGCGGTTCAAGCGGTATGGGAAAATACATGGCGTTAAGATTTGCCAAAGCAGGGGCGAAGGTGGTAGTCACTGGAAGAAGCGAAGAACGGTTAAATGAAGTGGAAAGAGAATTGAAAGAGATTCATTCAGACATATTAACCATTCCTATGGACGTCAGAGAGCCAGAGGATGTCGAAAGAATGGTTCACGAGACAGATAAGGCTTTTGGAAGAATTGATTATCTAGTGAATAATGCAGCAGGCAATTTTATTTGTCCAGCCGAAAAATTATCCGTAAATGGCTGGAATTCGGTGATTAACATTGTTTTAAATGGAACTTTTTATTGCTCAAGGGCAGTCGGTCATTATTGGATTGAAAAACAAGTGAAAGGCAGCATGATAAATATGGTTGCTACATACGCATGGGGAGCAGGAGCAGGTGTCATCCATTCTGCAGCGGCTAAGGCCGGTGTATTGTCGATGACAAGAACTCTTGCAGTTGAATGGGGCATAAAGTACGGGATTCGAGTGAATGCCATTGCACCCGGTCCTATAGAACGTACAGGAGGTTCAGATAAACTGTGGGAATCCGAAGAAGCTGCAAAGCGTACAATAAAAAGCGTGCCCCTAGGCAGGCTGGGAACGCCGGAAGAAATAGCGGATTTAGCTTATTTTATTCTCTCCGATCAAGCAGCTTATATGAATGGTGAATGTATCACATTGGATGGAGGACAGTGGTTGAATCAGCACCCTTTTTAA
- the cbpB gene encoding cyclic-di-AMP-binding protein CbpB, translating to MISLQSKDFLEPKISHFMIESEKVAHVQLGNNLEHALLVLTKSGYSAIPVLDAKFTLHGLISSSGITEAILGLERIEFEKLSDIKVESVMTREIPRLHIDDQFEKALGLLVDHPFLCVEDDSGLFAGIFTRRMLLKKLNEHVHKLNHF from the coding sequence ATGATTTCCTTACAAAGCAAGGATTTTTTAGAGCCAAAAATCAGTCATTTTATGATTGAATCTGAGAAAGTTGCGCATGTACAATTGGGCAATAATCTTGAGCACGCCCTTTTAGTTTTAACCAAAAGCGGCTATTCGGCCATTCCTGTATTGGATGCGAAATTTACCCTGCATGGACTGATTAGTTCCTCCGGTATTACCGAAGCCATATTAGGGTTGGAACGTATAGAATTTGAAAAATTAAGTGATATTAAAGTAGAAAGTGTGATGACGAGGGAAATTCCACGTTTACATATTGACGACCAATTTGAAAAAGCACTGGGCCTTTTAGTAGATCATCCTTTTTTATGTGTCGAGGATGACTCAGGTTTATTTGCTGGGATTTTTACCAGAAGAATGCTTTTGAAAAAACTGAACGAGCATGTTCATAAATTAAATCATTTTTAA
- a CDS encoding MDR family MFS transporter, with amino-acid sequence MSQTETMQGNRSKRIYILVSIMLAQFMGAIEGTIIATAMPSIVNDLGGFSLYSWVFSAYLLMNTVTVLIYGKLADLLGRKPVLIFGILIFLIGSTLCGLADNIHQLIVFRFIQGFGAGAIMPVASTIVGDIYSNEERAKVQGYLSSVWGISAIAGPAAGGLLVQFASWRLVFWINIPLGLLSVAGLLLFHRESRQSVKTKIDYWGAILIMAALSVLMVVLVEAGSHWKWRSMKTFSFLLGSILLFVLFIYQEKRADDPMMPFGIWRHRPIWIANMVSFTAGIMMIGITTYLPSFVQGVMEKNATVAGFTLTAMSIGWPVSSAISGRLLYKIGLRTTAFIGAFAFMVSGCLFVSMQPGFGPIWAAAASFLLGVGMGMTSTAFIVSIQGSVNWEQRGIATAANMFMRNLGNTLGAALLGGILNSRIAVFLNGKRDQTGHILTLNSTNSLLNQQERDKLAPAVRRIIQDALTASLHTVYWVVFLFAAVSLVFIFFLPKNAQVKKNK; translated from the coding sequence ATGAGCCAAACTGAAACAATGCAGGGTAACCGTTCAAAGCGCATATATATATTAGTATCTATTATGCTCGCTCAATTTATGGGTGCAATTGAAGGAACAATTATTGCGACGGCCATGCCCTCCATCGTTAATGATTTAGGCGGCTTTTCCTTATATAGCTGGGTTTTCTCAGCCTATTTACTTATGAATACTGTAACCGTTCTTATTTATGGGAAATTGGCTGATTTACTCGGACGGAAGCCAGTATTGATTTTTGGGATTCTAATTTTTTTGATCGGGTCCACCCTTTGTGGATTGGCTGACAATATCCATCAATTAATTGTATTTAGATTTATACAAGGATTCGGGGCAGGAGCCATTATGCCGGTAGCTAGTACAATCGTGGGAGATATATATTCGAATGAAGAAAGAGCGAAAGTTCAAGGCTATTTATCGAGCGTTTGGGGAATTTCAGCTATCGCAGGACCTGCAGCAGGAGGGCTGCTTGTGCAATTTGCGAGCTGGCGATTAGTTTTTTGGATTAACATTCCATTGGGACTGCTCTCAGTAGCAGGACTTTTGCTTTTTCATCGAGAGTCCCGCCAGTCTGTGAAAACAAAAATTGATTATTGGGGAGCAATCCTCATTATGGCTGCCCTTTCTGTATTAATGGTTGTTCTTGTAGAAGCGGGGTCTCATTGGAAATGGCGTTCAATGAAAACGTTCAGCTTTTTATTAGGTTCCATTCTATTGTTTGTCCTTTTTATTTACCAAGAAAAACGTGCAGACGATCCAATGATGCCTTTTGGAATATGGAGGCATAGGCCAATATGGATTGCCAATATGGTTTCCTTCACTGCTGGCATTATGATGATTGGAATTACAACCTATTTGCCTTCTTTTGTGCAAGGAGTAATGGAGAAAAACGCAACTGTAGCAGGATTTACCTTAACGGCTATGTCCATTGGCTGGCCGGTTTCTTCAGCAATCTCCGGAAGGCTTCTATATAAAATCGGCTTAAGGACAACAGCCTTCATCGGTGCTTTTGCATTTATGGTTTCTGGATGCTTATTTGTGTCCATGCAGCCTGGTTTCGGTCCGATATGGGCAGCAGCAGCTTCCTTTTTATTAGGAGTAGGGATGGGCATGACATCAACAGCATTTATTGTGTCGATACAGGGAAGTGTAAATTGGGAACAACGCGGCATAGCTACCGCAGCTAATATGTTTATGAGAAATCTGGGAAATACTTTAGGGGCTGCATTGCTGGGTGGAATTCTTAATAGCCGCATTGCTGTTTTTTTAAACGGGAAAAGAGATCAGACAGGACATATACTGACTTTAAACTCAACAAATTCTCTTCTTAATCAGCAGGAACGGGACAAGCTTGCTCCAGCAGTGAGAAGAATAATTCAGGATGCATTAACCGCCTCGCTGCATACAGTCTATTGGGTTGTTTTCTTATTTGCTGCTGTAAGTTTGGTGTTTATATTTTTTCTTCCAAAAAATGCTCAAGTTAAAAAGAATAAATGA
- a CDS encoding YkuJ family protein: MSQLLGIIQRLKTMQEAKDSGEVQQRRFEVNGKTLCQVKYFPATDTFELEVYDDDKKTNKYQFDDLDITSIEIFDLVQEANQE, from the coding sequence ATGTCTCAACTATTAGGGATTATCCAAAGATTAAAAACCATGCAGGAAGCGAAAGACAGCGGTGAAGTACAACAGCGCCGTTTTGAGGTAAATGGGAAAACATTATGCCAGGTGAAATATTTTCCTGCGACAGATACTTTTGAACTGGAAGTATACGATGACGATAAGAAAACAAACAAGTATCAATTTGATGACCTTGACATAACATCCATTGAAATCTTTGATCTGGTTCAGGAAGCCAATCAGGAATAA